The following coding sequences lie in one Helicobacter fennelliae genomic window:
- a CDS encoding 2-oxoacid:acceptor oxidoreductase family protein, whose translation MEAQLRFTGVGGQGVLLAGEILAESRIRAGGYGIQASTYTSQVRGGPTKVDILLDSKEILYPYAIEGEISFMLSTAQVSYDQFKSGVKDGGIIVVEPNLVKPTPQDEQKFRIYHIPIITIAKEEVGNVVTQSVVALGVTVAFTHCVDRDLVYQTMISKVPAKVVELNKKAFELGEKYANEALKNKS comes from the coding sequence ATGGAAGCGCAACTTAGATTTACAGGAGTAGGAGGACAAGGGGTTTTGCTTGCAGGGGAGATTCTCGCAGAATCCAGAATCCGCGCAGGAGGCTATGGGATTCAGGCTTCTACTTATACTTCACAAGTGCGTGGAGGTCCTACAAAAGTCGATATTTTGCTAGATTCTAAAGAGATTTTATATCCGTATGCAATCGAAGGGGAGATAAGCTTTATGCTCTCCACCGCGCAAGTAAGCTACGATCAATTCAAAAGTGGCGTCAAAGATGGCGGGATCATTGTCGTTGAGCCAAATTTAGTCAAGCCAACACCTCAAGATGAGCAAAAATTTAGAATCTATCATATTCCTATCATCACCATAGCCAAAGAAGAAGTAGGCAATGTCGTTACGCAATCAGTCGTCGCACTTGGCGTTACGGTGGCTTTCACACATTGTGTCGATAGAGATTTGGTCTATCAAACAATGATTTCCAAAGTGCCTGCCAAAGTCGTAGAACTCAATAAGAAAGCATTTGAACTTGGCGAAAAATACGCAAATGAGGCGTTAAAAAACAAAAGCTAG
- a CDS encoding 2-oxoglutarate ferredoxin oxidoreductase subunit beta — protein MAFNYDEYLRADKMPTLWCWGCGDGVILKSIIRTIDALGWKMDDVCLVSGIGCSGRMSSYVNCNTVHTTHGRAVAYATGIKLANPDKHVIVVSGDGDALAIGGNHTMHACRRNIDINFVLVNNFIYGLTNSQTSPTTPKGMWTVTAQYGNIDNNFNPCTLADAAGATFIARESVIDPKRIEKAFLEGFKHEGFSFFDIHSNCHINLGRKNKMGEAVQTLKWIDSRIMTKRKFDELSPEEQNGKFPTGILKHDTSKMEYCKAYDEVIQKAQQKKGGH, from the coding sequence ATGGCTTTTAATTATGATGAATATTTGCGTGCAGATAAAATGCCTACACTTTGGTGTTGGGGCTGTGGCGATGGTGTGATTTTAAAATCCATAATCCGCACGATTGACGCGCTTGGCTGGAAAATGGACGATGTGTGTTTGGTGAGTGGGATTGGCTGCAGTGGGCGAATGAGCTCTTATGTGAATTGCAACACTGTGCATACGACACATGGACGCGCTGTGGCTTATGCCACAGGTATAAAGCTTGCTAATCCTGATAAACATGTGATTGTCGTTAGTGGCGATGGTGATGCGCTTGCTATCGGTGGCAATCACACAATGCATGCGTGTAGGAGAAATATTGATATTAATTTTGTGCTTGTAAATAATTTTATTTATGGTTTGACAAACTCGCAAACTTCGCCCACAACCCCAAAAGGAATGTGGACTGTTACAGCCCAATATGGCAATATCGATAATAATTTTAATCCATGCACTCTCGCAGATGCGGCAGGAGCAACTTTTATCGCACGAGAATCTGTAATTGATCCTAAAAGAATTGAGAAAGCATTTTTGGAAGGCTTTAAGCATGAGGGCTTTAGCTTTTTTGACATTCATAGCAACTGCCATATCAATCTCGGGCGCAAAAACAAAATGGGCGAAGCGGTGCAGACACTCAAATGGATAGATTCTCGAATTATGACAAAGCGCAAGTTTGATGAATTATCACCAGAAGAGCAAAATGGCAAATTTCCAACCGGAATCCTCAAGCATGATACAAGCAAAATGGAGTATTGCAAGGCGTATGATGAAGTCATCCAAAAAGCACAGCAAAAAAAGGGAGGACATTAA
- a CDS encoding 2-oxoglutarate synthase subunit alpha yields MREVISGGNELVAKAAIDVGCRFYGGYPITPSSDIMHEMSVLLPQYGGKFIQMEDEISGISVSLGASMSGVKAMTGSSGPGISLKVEQIGLAFMAEIPLVIADVMRSGPSTGMPTRVAQGDINFLKHPTHGDFKSVAIAPGNLEESYTQTVRAFNLAEELMTPVFLMMDETIGHMYGKTYIPDLEEVQKNIINRRVFTGDPKDYKPYEVGANEGAILNPFFKGYRYHITGLHHGPLGFPTEDAKMGQALIDRLFNKIESRESSICQNEEFELEDAEIVVIAYGSSALAVKEAIPHLRAMGKKVGLFRPITIWPSPKTRLKELGKKYQKIIVIELNKGQYLEEIERILERKVEFMGQANGRSIAPNQIIERIKEI; encoded by the coding sequence ATGCGAGAAGTGATTTCTGGTGGAAATGAATTAGTAGCAAAAGCGGCTATTGATGTGGGTTGTAGATTTTATGGTGGGTATCCTATTACGCCATCATCTGATATTATGCATGAGATGAGCGTTTTGCTTCCGCAATATGGTGGTAAATTTATCCAAATGGAAGATGAAATCAGTGGTATATCTGTTTCTTTGGGTGCTTCTATGAGCGGGGTTAAGGCGATGACTGGAAGTTCTGGACCGGGCATTTCGCTTAAAGTTGAGCAAATCGGGCTTGCATTTATGGCAGAGATTCCTTTGGTGATTGCTGATGTTATGCGCTCTGGTCCCTCAACAGGAATGCCAACTCGCGTAGCACAAGGCGATATTAACTTTTTGAAGCACCCAACACATGGCGATTTTAAATCTGTGGCTATCGCTCCGGGTAACCTTGAAGAATCCTATACACAAACAGTGCGTGCGTTTAATTTGGCAGAAGAGCTGATGACACCGGTATTTTTGATGATGGACGAAACCATAGGACATATGTATGGCAAAACCTACATTCCGGATTTGGAAGAAGTGCAAAAAAATATCATCAATCGTCGCGTATTTACCGGTGATCCAAAAGACTACAAGCCGTATGAAGTTGGTGCAAATGAAGGGGCGATATTAAATCCATTTTTTAAAGGGTATCGCTATCATATCACAGGATTGCATCACGGACCGCTAGGCTTTCCGACAGAAGATGCGAAAATGGGGCAGGCTCTTATTGATCGATTGTTTAACAAAATAGAATCTAGAGAATCAAGCATTTGTCAAAATGAGGAATTTGAGCTAGAAGATGCAGAGATTGTGGTTATTGCGTATGGATCGAGTGCATTAGCAGTCAAAGAGGCGATTCCTCATCTTCGGGCAATGGGCAAAAAAGTCGGGTTATTTCGCCCTATCACGATTTGGCCAAGTCCCAAAACACGACTCAAAGAATTAGGCAAAAAATACCAAAAAATCATTGTGATCGAGCTCAATAAAGGACAATACCTTGAGGAAATCGAGCGGATTTTGGAGCGCAAGGTAGAATTTATGGGGCAAGCAAATGGGCGAAGTATCGCTCCAAATCAGATCATTGAACGAATTAAGGAGATATAA
- a CDS encoding 4Fe-4S binding protein, whose amino-acid sequence MSNMIAPDKTPVWVNETRCKACDICVSRCPAGVLGMRLDHHKVLGKVIEVAHPESCIGCCECELHCPDFAIYVADRKEFKFAKLTQEAQERAQKVRENNFMIIDKKEE is encoded by the coding sequence ATGTCAAATATGATTGCTCCAGATAAAACGCCTGTGTGGGTCAATGAGACACGATGTAAAGCTTGTGATATATGTGTTTCTCGTTGCCCTGCGGGAGTTTTGGGAATGAGATTGGATCACCATAAGGTTTTGGGGAAAGTCATTGAGGTCGCTCACCCAGAGAGCTGCATAGGGTGTTGCGAATGCGAATTGCATTGTCCAGATTTTGCAATTTATGTTGCCGATAGGAAAGAGTTTAAATTTGCAAAACTCACTCAAGAAGCCCAAGAAAGAGCCCAAAAAGTTCGGGAAAACAATTTTATGATTATTGATAAAAAGGAAGAATAA